A genomic stretch from Planctomycetaceae bacterium includes:
- a CDS encoding MBL fold metallo-hydrolase, producing MRLIFLGTGGYHPNERRQTASLLLPDAGIALDAGTGFFRMPARLATNTLDVFLTHAHLDHICGLTFPLVAMITKQITSLRIHGSASTLSAVKTHLFCRELFPVEPDFEWCPLPESDSASSGVAIGDAVVTWQSLEHPGGSIGYRIDWPEQSLAYITDTTAPGDYSQFVRGVDVLIHECYFPDAMSDWAEKTGHSCSSAVAEVAREAGVKALYLVHADPQHPEDDPIGIEGIRAIFPEAFLAEDLQEIEF from the coding sequence ATGCGATTAATCTTTCTGGGAACTGGTGGTTACCACCCGAACGAGCGACGGCAAACCGCCAGTCTGCTGTTGCCCGACGCTGGAATTGCACTGGATGCAGGAACAGGTTTTTTTCGCATGCCAGCCAGACTGGCGACAAACACCCTGGATGTGTTTCTGACTCACGCGCACCTGGATCACATTTGCGGATTGACGTTTCCCCTGGTGGCAATGATTACAAAGCAGATCACTTCGCTTCGGATTCATGGCAGCGCAAGCACATTATCTGCTGTCAAAACGCATTTGTTCTGCAGGGAGCTGTTTCCGGTAGAGCCGGATTTTGAGTGGTGTCCGCTGCCGGAAAGTGATTCGGCGTCATCCGGCGTGGCGATTGGCGATGCCGTCGTTACCTGGCAGTCTCTTGAACATCCCGGTGGATCCATTGGATATCGGATCGACTGGCCCGAACAGTCATTGGCCTACATCACTGATACCACCGCTCCGGGAGATTACAGTCAGTTCGTCCGGGGAGTTGATGTGCTGATTCATGAATGTTACTTCCCGGATGCGATGTCAGACTGGGCCGAAAAGACGGGGCATAGTTGCTCGTCAGCGGTTGCGGAAGTCGCGCGGGAAGCGGGCGTCAAAGCCCTTTATCTGGTTCACGCCGATCCGCAGCATCCGGAAGATGATCCCATTGGAATTGAGGGAATTCGTGCCATCTTCCCGGAAGCCTTTCTTGCTGAAGACCTTCAGGAAATCGAGTTTTGA
- a CDS encoding class I SAM-dependent methyltransferase, whose product MSITAPSLSSGLVESLRHPDTHARLVWNSENQTLSPEGNNGETWKVVNGIPRFVSDDHLKSFGDQWTTYEVAHEDEDRATFGAKTGIALDQLAGLRVLDAGCGGGRYSKICGEAGATVVGADHTRAVEKAARLCAHLPRVHFVQADLKHLPLPPASFDFVFSIGVMHHDADTRKVFDAVARFVKPGGRYSVWLYRRNQWWQEALNSGLRCLTTRLPNSALKPLCHLGAVLGGTPVINRTLNKIVNFSAHPSYENRVCDTFDWWAPQYQYHHTIEELTAWFHDAGFVDLKVLPPEKSGSLYSWAYQKNLLIGSGVNVTGIRQS is encoded by the coding sequence ATGTCGATCACTGCTCCATCGCTTTCCTCTGGCCTGGTCGAAAGTCTGCGACATCCTGATACCCACGCGCGTCTTGTGTGGAATTCAGAAAATCAAACACTTTCTCCGGAGGGAAATAACGGCGAAACGTGGAAGGTTGTGAACGGGATTCCAAGGTTCGTTTCGGATGATCACCTCAAAAGCTTTGGGGATCAATGGACAACCTACGAAGTGGCTCATGAAGACGAAGACCGCGCAACTTTCGGTGCAAAGACAGGCATAGCGCTGGATCAGTTGGCTGGGCTGCGTGTTCTGGACGCGGGATGTGGTGGCGGTCGTTATTCAAAAATCTGCGGGGAAGCCGGTGCCACCGTGGTTGGAGCTGATCACACGCGCGCAGTGGAGAAAGCTGCCCGGCTGTGCGCTCACCTGCCGAGGGTTCATTTCGTTCAGGCGGACTTGAAGCATCTTCCGCTTCCGCCCGCGTCATTTGATTTTGTATTTTCGATTGGTGTCATGCACCACGATGCTGACACTCGAAAAGTGTTTGACGCCGTGGCAAGGTTTGTGAAGCCCGGCGGTCGGTATTCGGTGTGGCTGTATCGACGAAATCAGTGGTGGCAGGAAGCGCTGAACAGCGGACTCAGGTGCCTGACCACGCGATTACCGAATTCAGCATTAAAACCCTTGTGTCACCTGGGGGCTGTATTGGGAGGGACGCCGGTAATCAACCGGACGCTGAATAAGATCGTTAACTTCAGTGCTCACCCAAGCTATGAAAACCGAGTCTGCGATACGTTCGACTGGTGGGCACCGCAGTATCAATACCATCATACCATTGAAGAGCTGACAGCCTGGTTTCATGATGCTGGATTCGTTGACCTGAAAGTCCTGCCTCCGGAAAAATCGGGATCGCTTTATTCATGGGCTTATCAGAAAAACTTGCTGATTGGCAGCGGTGTGAATGTCACTGGGATTCGTCAATCGTAG
- a CDS encoding PhoH family protein: MFVLDTNVILHDAACIFAFKDNDVVLPITVLEELDRFKKGDSDINFQARRFLRTLDEITGDVMSGEGAELGEGLGRIRVVLNLESVRTRTALLSDSADHRILNTALALRELKPETQVILVTKDTNLRLKAKAFGLVSQDYFTDKLINIDDVYTGRRLLNDVPNSVLEKFYDGDGTVAAVEIAEAENPVSNENFILRNGTRSVLATYHADEQTFVRINKAACFGIRPRNAEQSFALQSLTDDRVQLITLVGRAGSGKTLLSLAAALERASAGACRQVLLARPIVPLSNRDLGFLPGDVQAKIEPYMQPLFDNLSVIKRENAGSVDMINDMLKDDRLEITPLAYIRGRSLQQTYFIVDEAQNLTPHEVKTIITRAGQGTKIVLTGDIQQIDHPYLDSLSNGLTYVINRMKGQKLFAHITLERGVRSELSELASSLL, translated from the coding sequence ATGTTTGTGCTGGACACCAACGTGATTCTGCACGATGCCGCCTGCATTTTCGCATTCAAGGATAACGATGTGGTTCTGCCCATCACCGTTCTTGAAGAACTGGATCGATTCAAAAAAGGCGACAGTGATATCAACTTTCAGGCGCGACGGTTTCTTCGTACGCTGGATGAAATCACGGGCGACGTCATGTCGGGTGAAGGAGCTGAGCTGGGAGAGGGGCTGGGACGGATTCGTGTGGTATTGAACCTGGAGTCCGTTCGAACTCGCACGGCTTTACTTTCAGACAGTGCCGATCATCGTATTCTCAATACCGCGTTGGCGCTGCGGGAATTGAAGCCCGAAACTCAGGTCATACTGGTCACCAAAGACACAAATCTTCGGTTAAAGGCCAAGGCGTTTGGACTTGTTTCGCAGGATTACTTTACTGACAAGCTGATTAACATCGATGACGTTTATACAGGTCGCCGCCTTCTGAATGACGTTCCGAATTCGGTGCTTGAAAAATTCTACGATGGCGACGGGACGGTGGCAGCTGTTGAAATCGCTGAGGCAGAGAATCCCGTTAGCAATGAGAATTTTATCCTGCGCAACGGTACGCGATCTGTTCTGGCCACCTACCACGCGGACGAGCAGACCTTTGTCCGAATTAACAAGGCAGCCTGTTTCGGAATTCGTCCTCGCAACGCCGAACAATCGTTTGCATTGCAGTCGCTGACTGATGATCGCGTGCAATTGATTACGCTGGTTGGCCGCGCAGGTTCAGGCAAGACTCTTCTGTCACTGGCTGCTGCTCTGGAGCGTGCTTCGGCAGGTGCCTGTCGGCAAGTCCTTCTCGCCCGTCCAATTGTGCCTCTCAGTAATCGTGACCTGGGTTTTCTTCCGGGGGATGTTCAGGCGAAAATTGAGCCTTATATGCAACCACTGTTCGACAACCTGTCGGTCATCAAGAGAGAAAATGCTGGCTCTGTCGACATGATCAATGACATGCTGAAAGATGATCGGCTTGAGATTACTCCGCTCGCCTATATTCGTGGTCGTAGTCTTCAGCAAACGTACTTTATTGTCGATGAAGCGCAGAATCTGACACCGCATGAAGTCAAGACGATTATCACTCGGGCTGGCCAGGGAACCAAGATTGTTCTGACTGGTGATATCCAGCAGATCGACCATCCCTACCTTGATTCCCTTTCCAATGGGCTCACATATGTGATTAACCGAATGAAGGGTCAGAAGCTCTTTGCCCACATTACTCTTGAACGCGGCGTTCGTTCAGAACTGTCTGAACTTGCAAGCTCCCTCCTGTAA
- a CDS encoding sialate O-acetylesterase translates to MRFVTLALSCAAVCWHANAALAELKLPAVFSDAMVLQRNQPVHVWGWANAGSQIRVRIANQSHDATTNGDGRWDVMLTSLDAGGPLKMEVSGDGGMISLSNILVGEVWLCSGQSNMAMTVAGVQNAEDEIAGADIPTLRMFTVRSGHSTQPQADCQGKWINSHPNSVGSFSATAYFFGKRLHEELQVPIGLINSSVGGTSIESWTSLSAQQAVPEISPRLAAWENDDRTYEPASAKVRYEKQLEAWVEQKTAAEQAGRKPPRRPQLAVQPSKDRNYPSNLFNGKIHPLVGYTIKGAIWYQGENSAGRGFANLYGVQLRTLIDDWRTRWGQGEFPFAWVQLPNFRAEQKQPSESSGWVEVQEGMLRTLAVPNTGMAITVDVGEANDIHPRNKQAVGSRLAQWALATQYGKNLVPMGPTYRSASVKDNRMIISFDHVGDGLRADKELLDGFAIAGPDHRFVWADARIDGDKVVVWHDDIAKPQSVRYAWASNPKISLYNSANLPASPFRTDDWEVADAE, encoded by the coding sequence ATGCGTTTCGTAACTCTTGCTCTTTCATGCGCTGCTGTGTGCTGGCACGCAAATGCCGCTCTGGCTGAACTCAAACTGCCTGCCGTCTTCAGTGATGCGATGGTCCTGCAACGCAATCAACCGGTGCATGTCTGGGGATGGGCAAACGCCGGAAGTCAGATTCGTGTCAGGATCGCCAATCAGTCTCACGACGCAACAACCAACGGTGACGGGCGATGGGATGTGATGCTGACTTCACTGGACGCTGGCGGCCCGCTGAAGATGGAAGTATCCGGTGATGGTGGAATGATCAGCCTGAGCAATATACTTGTCGGTGAAGTCTGGTTGTGTTCCGGACAGTCAAATATGGCAATGACCGTTGCGGGCGTACAAAACGCAGAAGACGAAATTGCTGGTGCCGACATTCCGACGCTGCGCATGTTCACTGTAAGATCCGGGCATTCAACACAACCCCAGGCGGACTGCCAGGGAAAATGGATCAACAGCCATCCCAACTCGGTTGGAAGTTTTTCGGCAACAGCCTACTTCTTTGGCAAACGATTGCACGAAGAATTGCAGGTCCCAATCGGCCTGATCAACTCGTCCGTCGGTGGCACATCGATTGAATCATGGACGAGCTTGTCGGCTCAGCAGGCCGTTCCTGAAATCTCTCCTCGTCTGGCAGCATGGGAAAATGATGACCGGACTTATGAACCGGCTTCCGCAAAGGTGCGATACGAAAAACAACTGGAAGCCTGGGTCGAACAGAAGACGGCCGCTGAACAGGCTGGACGCAAGCCGCCTCGTCGCCCCCAGCTTGCTGTTCAGCCCAGCAAGGATCGCAACTATCCATCCAATTTGTTTAACGGAAAAATTCATCCGCTGGTGGGTTACACCATCAAAGGCGCTATCTGGTATCAGGGTGAAAACAGTGCCGGACGCGGATTTGCAAATCTGTATGGCGTGCAGCTTCGAACACTAATTGATGACTGGCGAACGCGATGGGGGCAGGGCGAATTTCCTTTTGCCTGGGTGCAGCTGCCAAATTTTCGTGCGGAACAGAAGCAGCCAAGTGAATCCAGCGGATGGGTTGAGGTCCAGGAAGGAATGCTGAGAACTCTGGCAGTTCCGAACACGGGCATGGCCATTACTGTCGACGTCGGAGAAGCCAATGACATACACCCGCGAAACAAACAAGCCGTCGGTTCACGATTAGCACAGTGGGCTCTTGCTACTCAATATGGAAAGAACCTTGTCCCGATGGGGCCAACATACCGTTCGGCTTCCGTGAAAGACAACAGAATGATTATCAGCTTCGATCACGTCGGCGATGGATTAAGGGCTGATAAAGAACTGCTGGACGGCTTTGCCATTGCCGGGCCTGATCACAGATTTGTGTGGGCAGATGCCAGGATCGATGGTGACAAAGTCGTCGTTTGGCACGATGACATCGCTAAGCCGCAAAGTGTCCGCTACGCCTGGGCATCCAATCCAAAGATCAGCCTCTACAATTCAGCTAATCTTCCCGCAAGCCCGTTCCGAACCGATGACTGGGAAGTTGCGGACGCTGAATGA
- a CDS encoding HDIG domain-containing protein, whose product MAREDDLKLLHQYTQSESLIRHMLAVEAAVRAYAVRFGEDAEKWATVGLLHDFDYERWPDPPDHPLKGAAILEECGYPDDVIYAIKSHADYLTDYPRVSRMDKTLYACDELCGFITACALVRPGRLEGLTPKSVRKKMKQVSFAAAVNRDDILRGAADLEIDLDEHIAFVITAMRTIAKELDLLPETSV is encoded by the coding sequence ATGGCAAGAGAAGATGATCTGAAACTGTTACACCAGTACACGCAAAGTGAGAGCCTCATTCGGCATATGCTTGCTGTAGAGGCTGCTGTTCGCGCCTATGCGGTCCGGTTCGGCGAAGATGCGGAAAAGTGGGCAACGGTCGGTTTATTGCACGACTTTGATTATGAGCGATGGCCTGATCCTCCAGACCATCCGCTGAAGGGAGCGGCGATCCTGGAAGAATGCGGTTATCCGGATGATGTGATTTACGCGATCAAGTCGCATGCGGACTACCTGACCGACTACCCTCGCGTGTCACGCATGGACAAAACACTTTACGCGTGCGACGAACTTTGCGGCTTTATCACAGCCTGTGCTCTGGTGAGGCCTGGTCGGCTTGAAGGTCTGACCCCGAAAAGTGTTCGAAAGAAGATGAAGCAGGTCTCTTTCGCAGCCGCTGTGAATCGGGACGATATCCTTCGAGGGGCTGCTGATCTTGAAATTGACCTGGACGAACACATTGCGTTCGTTATCACCGCGATGCGAACCATTGCAAAAGAGCTTGATCTGTTGCCTGAGACGTCGGTTTGA
- a CDS encoding alpha/beta hydrolase: MVLIRTALALIFATTLNIATAIHCAQADDWKPLWPTAAPFATGESESDIPALLAFPAAADKANGCGVVVCPGGGYGGLAMDHEGHQIAAWLNERGISAWILRYRLGSKGYHHPVQKGDVLRAIRTVRSQATEANVDPGRIGVWGFSAGGHLASTAATHFDSGNPDDDDAVERFSSRPDFAVLCYPVITMEEQFTHKGSRRNLFGPDRYDDPELIELLSNERQVTANTPPTFIFHTTEDQAVPVENAIRFFTALRANGVHKSELHIYQNGRHGVGLAQSDSILKSWPDRLNDWLNANSFTGRKPQ; this comes from the coding sequence ATGGTTCTCATTCGCACTGCCCTGGCCCTGATTTTTGCAACGACTCTGAATATCGCCACCGCGATCCATTGCGCCCAGGCAGACGACTGGAAGCCTTTGTGGCCCACGGCAGCCCCTTTCGCCACGGGGGAATCAGAAAGTGATATCCCGGCATTGCTGGCATTCCCGGCTGCAGCCGACAAAGCAAATGGCTGCGGTGTCGTGGTTTGCCCGGGTGGTGGCTACGGCGGGCTGGCCATGGACCACGAGGGACATCAAATTGCAGCCTGGCTGAATGAACGTGGCATCAGCGCATGGATTCTGCGTTACCGTCTGGGATCAAAGGGTTATCACCACCCGGTTCAAAAGGGCGACGTGTTACGAGCCATTCGGACAGTTCGGTCTCAGGCAACCGAAGCGAACGTCGATCCAGGCCGTATCGGCGTTTGGGGATTTTCGGCCGGAGGCCATCTGGCGTCGACCGCAGCGACGCACTTTGATTCCGGAAATCCGGACGATGATGATGCCGTTGAACGATTCAGCAGTCGACCGGATTTTGCAGTTCTTTGCTATCCAGTCATCACAATGGAGGAGCAGTTTACTCACAAAGGTTCTCGTCGAAACCTGTTCGGGCCAGACCGGTATGACGACCCGGAACTGATTGAGTTGCTTTCCAATGAACGACAAGTCACCGCAAATACGCCGCCAACGTTTATTTTTCACACCACCGAGGATCAGGCTGTACCGGTGGAAAACGCCATCCGTTTTTTCACGGCTCTGCGAGCCAACGGCGTTCATAAATCTGAGCTGCATATCTACCAGAATGGACGGCACGGAGTTGGACTGGCCCAGTCAGATTCCATCCTGAAGTCATGGCCCGATCGACTCAACGACTGGCTGAACGCGAACAGTTTTACAGGAAGAAAACCGCAGTAG
- a CDS encoding DUF885 family protein, translated as MKLRQIALRTASGICFLVLTHHQHSAKSMAAPPIAADSHEQPTDMRHWIEQFTADRNDLNYKYRSELDSERFTRFQSEYAGWLAAMDQVDFDPMSIENQVDYLLLRNHIRHELQLLQADEKRDSEAIRLIPFWTEIIDFIRTRDQMKKAEGADAATTLHNVSTQSDSLKKAIENGEYKEFDPIVALRAAERINHLRERMAETHRFYDGYDPVYSWWCKEPFANADQSLTQLAKIVRSSVAGIPENDKDRIVGLPIGEQALLDELAFEHIPYSPSELVRIAEREFAWCDTEMEKAATEMGFDDWRDAQEKVKTLHVDPGDQPEMIRKLAWEAIQFLQQNDLVTVPPLAADTWRMDMMSPERQRLNPFFLGGPSIIVSFPTDSMTHPEKLMSMRGNNIHFARATVHHELIPGHRLQYFMKERYRPYRKVFSTPFWIEGWALYWEMRLYDMDFAKSAEDRVGMLFWRKHRCARIIFSLNYQLGRWSPEQCIEFLISRVGHEPANAAAEVRRSVMGGYGPLYQAAYMLGGLQIRELRQQLVGTGKMTDRQFHDAVLQQNSIPIELLRAQLTRQPLTKDFRTIWRFAGEPQATEQPAAK; from the coding sequence ATGAAACTCAGGCAAATTGCTCTCCGCACGGCATCCGGGATCTGTTTTCTGGTACTGACACACCACCAGCACTCTGCAAAGAGCATGGCGGCTCCCCCCATTGCAGCCGATAGTCACGAGCAGCCCACAGACATGCGTCACTGGATCGAGCAGTTCACGGCAGATCGGAATGACCTGAATTACAAGTACCGAAGTGAACTGGATTCTGAACGTTTCACTCGTTTTCAGTCGGAGTACGCTGGCTGGCTGGCGGCCATGGATCAGGTTGACTTCGATCCGATGTCGATTGAGAACCAGGTCGACTACCTTTTGCTCCGGAACCATATCCGCCACGAACTTCAGTTGCTGCAGGCGGACGAAAAACGAGACAGCGAAGCCATCAGACTTATCCCGTTCTGGACGGAAATCATCGATTTCATCCGCACACGTGACCAGATGAAGAAGGCGGAAGGAGCGGACGCGGCAACAACACTTCACAACGTATCGACGCAGTCCGATTCACTGAAGAAAGCGATCGAAAACGGCGAATACAAGGAATTCGATCCGATTGTGGCGCTTCGAGCCGCAGAACGAATCAACCATCTTCGCGAGCGCATGGCGGAGACGCACCGCTTTTACGATGGATACGATCCCGTCTATTCCTGGTGGTGTAAGGAACCCTTCGCAAACGCAGACCAGTCCCTCACCCAGCTGGCAAAGATTGTCCGCAGCTCTGTCGCAGGCATCCCGGAAAACGATAAGGACAGGATTGTCGGGCTGCCCATTGGCGAACAGGCGCTACTGGATGAACTTGCGTTCGAACACATTCCATATTCACCATCTGAACTCGTCCGGATCGCAGAGCGAGAGTTCGCATGGTGCGATACGGAAATGGAAAAAGCTGCAACAGAAATGGGATTCGACGACTGGCGAGATGCTCAGGAAAAGGTCAAGACGCTGCATGTTGATCCCGGCGATCAGCCGGAAATGATCCGCAAACTTGCGTGGGAAGCCATTCAGTTTCTTCAGCAAAACGACCTGGTCACAGTACCCCCACTTGCTGCAGACACATGGCGCATGGACATGATGTCGCCTGAGCGGCAGCGACTCAATCCCTTCTTTCTGGGCGGTCCATCCATCATTGTTTCTTTCCCGACGGATTCCATGACGCATCCGGAGAAGCTGATGAGCATGCGCGGTAACAATATTCACTTTGCCCGTGCAACCGTACATCACGAGTTAATTCCGGGGCACCGGCTTCAATACTTCATGAAAGAGCGTTACCGCCCTTATCGCAAAGTATTCAGTACGCCCTTCTGGATCGAAGGCTGGGCGCTGTACTGGGAAATGCGTCTCTACGACATGGACTTCGCAAAGTCGGCAGAAGATCGCGTTGGTATGCTGTTTTGGCGCAAACATCGATGTGCACGAATCATTTTTTCTCTCAACTATCAACTTGGTCGATGGAGCCCGGAGCAGTGCATTGAATTCCTGATCAGTCGTGTGGGTCATGAGCCAGCCAACGCTGCGGCCGAAGTTCGGCGTTCGGTAATGGGCGGCTATGGACCGCTGTATCAGGCGGCCTACATGCTCGGCGGTCTGCAGATTCGCGAACTTCGGCAACAACTCGTCGGCACGGGTAAAATGACCGATCGCCAGTTCCACGATGCCGTCCTGCAACAGAACTCAATTCCCATTGAACTGCTGCGAGCTCAACTGACACGACAGCCATTGACAAAGGACTTCCGTACGATTTGGCGGTTTGCAGGCGAACCACAGGCCACCGAACAACCAGCCGCCAAATAG
- a CDS encoding DUF1501 domain-containing protein: MSEVSRDLQKKTSRRNLFGNLRDGLSAVALASLLQNDVQAENAHQTPDGQPHFQPKAKRVIWLFMRGGVSHMESFDPKPMLTKFAGKSIDETPWKDVQDPEKLKRVRVVVVNDANGQQRKVIYPLQVGFKKYGQSGIEVSDWFPHIGQVIDDISVVRSMWTTDDNHGAQVQFHSGRHMLDARVPTIGAWINYGLGSLNESLPQFIQMGPRFFDVRDGHYLGPAYDSIPLKVDPANPLPYAKPQLDLSRDEQQIEFSLVNRLNGISARQHPLDATLRARMKSYELAFRMQTAVPDVIRFEDETQDTHNLYGLDDPKTRPFGMQLLAARRFAEKGCRFIQIMHGDGAAGAWDAHSNLQTNHTNLSAQVDRPIAGLITDLKRRGMLEDTMVVFATEFGRTPGTQGSNGRDHHPYGFSVWMAGGGLKGGVAHGATDELGFHAVDQPHYVTDVHATIMKQLGLNARLLEVPGQKRTEMDYGLPIDDIIA, encoded by the coding sequence ATGAGCGAAGTTTCACGTGACCTGCAAAAGAAGACATCGCGCCGAAATCTCTTTGGCAATCTGCGTGATGGGCTGAGTGCCGTTGCGCTGGCGTCCCTGCTGCAGAATGATGTCCAGGCCGAAAACGCCCACCAGACACCCGATGGCCAGCCGCATTTTCAGCCAAAAGCGAAGCGAGTGATCTGGCTGTTTATGCGGGGCGGTGTCAGCCACATGGAAAGCTTTGATCCAAAGCCCATGCTGACGAAATTTGCCGGGAAATCGATTGATGAAACGCCATGGAAAGATGTGCAGGATCCCGAAAAGCTGAAGAGGGTCCGGGTTGTTGTTGTCAACGATGCCAATGGCCAGCAGCGAAAAGTCATCTATCCGCTTCAGGTGGGTTTCAAAAAGTACGGCCAGTCCGGAATTGAAGTGAGCGACTGGTTCCCTCACATCGGTCAGGTGATCGATGATATCTCTGTGGTGCGTTCGATGTGGACGACCGATGACAATCATGGTGCGCAGGTGCAGTTTCACTCCGGCCGTCACATGCTGGATGCACGCGTGCCGACAATTGGCGCCTGGATCAACTACGGACTGGGTTCACTGAACGAAAGCCTGCCCCAGTTTATACAAATGGGGCCACGATTTTTTGACGTCAGGGATGGGCATTACCTTGGCCCGGCATACGATTCCATCCCGTTAAAAGTGGATCCGGCCAATCCCCTGCCTTACGCAAAGCCACAACTGGATCTCAGTCGTGACGAACAACAGATTGAGTTTTCCCTGGTCAATCGGCTGAACGGCATCAGTGCCAGACAACATCCACTTGATGCAACTCTGCGAGCTCGTATGAAATCGTATGAGCTGGCGTTTCGAATGCAGACCGCGGTTCCTGATGTGATTCGGTTTGAGGACGAAACTCAGGATACACACAATCTTTATGGCCTTGACGACCCGAAGACCAGGCCTTTTGGTATGCAGTTGCTGGCAGCGCGAAGATTCGCTGAAAAGGGGTGCCGCTTCATTCAGATCATGCACGGTGATGGTGCGGCTGGTGCGTGGGATGCACATTCCAATCTGCAGACGAACCACACGAATTTGTCTGCTCAGGTGGATCGACCAATTGCTGGTCTGATCACCGACCTGAAGCGTCGAGGAATGCTCGAAGACACGATGGTTGTTTTTGCGACGGAGTTTGGACGGACACCGGGAACTCAGGGAAGTAACGGTCGTGATCATCATCCATATGGATTTAGCGTGTGGATGGCAGGGGGTGGGCTTAAAGGAGGTGTCGCCCATGGAGCCACCGACGAACTGGGTTTCCACGCCGTGGATCAACCGCATTACGTCACCGACGTTCATGCGACCATCATGAAACAGCTTGGTCTGAATGCACGCCTGTTGGAAGTCCCCGGACAAAAACGTACCGAAATGGATTATGGTCTGCCTATCGATGACATCATTGCATAA
- a CDS encoding EamA family transporter: MLTWSLLSVFSAVFLGFYDVAKKSAVRGNAVPPVLLLNVLTAALLWLIPLCISLSSPSWIPFPAMIVESISWKTHLLLALKSLLVGASWILALYALKHLPMSIAAPIRATSPFFTILISVTLMDERPSAGQWTGIIIILTAFYAFSVVGRAEGIHFHRNRWVGLMIAATILGAASALYDKHLLQNLALKPATVQAWFSVYLVPVMIPLAAHWFRNERQNAPFEWRWSIPMIAVLLLLSDFLYFTAIGQPDALISVISPLRRTSLVIAFVAGIRMYGETNWRPKLLCVLGILAGVYVLSLSR; encoded by the coding sequence TTGCTCACCTGGAGTCTCCTCAGCGTCTTTTCTGCCGTCTTCCTGGGTTTTTACGATGTTGCCAAGAAGTCGGCCGTCCGAGGAAATGCTGTTCCGCCAGTTTTACTACTGAACGTCCTGACCGCAGCATTGTTGTGGCTTATTCCGCTCTGCATATCACTCTCCAGTCCATCATGGATTCCATTCCCGGCAATGATCGTTGAGTCCATTTCGTGGAAGACTCACTTGTTGCTGGCCCTGAAATCTCTGCTGGTCGGTGCATCCTGGATTCTGGCTCTGTATGCGTTAAAGCATCTGCCCATGTCCATCGCTGCTCCCATTCGGGCAACCAGTCCGTTCTTCACTATTCTGATTTCAGTCACCCTGATGGATGAACGCCCATCAGCAGGACAGTGGACCGGGATCATCATTATCCTGACTGCATTTTACGCTTTCTCGGTGGTTGGTCGGGCAGAGGGAATACATTTTCATCGAAACCGGTGGGTGGGACTCATGATCGCAGCCACAATACTCGGCGCCGCCAGTGCTTTGTACGACAAACATCTGCTCCAGAATCTTGCCCTGAAGCCAGCTACAGTTCAGGCATGGTTCTCTGTTTACCTGGTCCCTGTCATGATTCCGCTCGCAGCCCATTGGTTCAGGAACGAGCGTCAGAACGCTCCTTTTGAATGGCGATGGTCAATCCCTATGATTGCAGTGCTTCTGCTGTTGTCGGACTTCCTCTATTTCACCGCGATTGGACAACCAGATGCCCTTATCTCCGTCATCTCTCCCCTTCGACGGACATCGCTGGTCATTGCTTTCGTCGCCGGAATTCGGATGTATGGTGAGACGAACTGGCGGCCAAAACTGCTTTGCGTTCTGGGCATCCTGGCTGGCGTCTATGTGTTAAGTCTTTCACGATAA
- a CDS encoding peptidylprolyl isomerase: MATASARHILVKTEADCLTLKQQIQEGADFAAVAREHSQCPSGRNGGDLGTFGQGQMVPEFDKVVFNDELNTVHGPVKTQFGFHLLEITSRSA, from the coding sequence ATGGCAACCGCCAGCGCGCGACACATTCTCGTAAAAACCGAAGCTGACTGCCTGACACTGAAACAACAGATTCAGGAAGGTGCTGATTTTGCCGCAGTGGCCCGGGAACACAGCCAATGCCCTTCAGGCCGTAACGGGGGAGACCTGGGCACTTTCGGGCAGGGACAAATGGTCCCGGAATTCGACAAAGTTGTATTCAACGACGAACTCAACACCGTACATGGGCCGGTGAAGACTCAGTTTGGCTTCCACCTGCTGGAAATCACATCTCGCAGTGCATAA